Proteins found in one uncultured Desulfuromonas sp. genomic segment:
- a CDS encoding alpha/beta fold hydrolase yields MVKRLLPFQGNTLTLANNLRYHYLDEGQGDPVVMVHGNPSWCYYYRHLAVALSASHQVIVPDHIGCGLSDKPDDSRYRYTLEQRIDDLETLLDHLQIKENITLVVHDWGGMIGMAYATRYPERIKRCVVLNTGAFHLPPSKPLPKALKLCRDSKLGAFLVRGFNAFSRGAAWVGCKINPMPPALRAAYMAPYNTWNNRIATLRFVQDIPLDPSDRAYAEVSRVADNLHLLADKPMFIGWGEKDFVFDHHFLAEWQKRFPNAQYHTWPRGGHYILEDVGDELIPLICRFIQETK; encoded by the coding sequence ATGGTGAAACGACTGCTGCCTTTTCAAGGAAACACGCTGACTCTGGCCAACAATCTGCGTTACCACTATCTGGATGAGGGCCAGGGAGATCCTGTCGTCATGGTACACGGCAACCCGAGCTGGTGTTACTATTACCGTCATCTGGCGGTTGCGTTGTCAGCGAGCCACCAGGTCATTGTTCCAGACCATATCGGCTGCGGCCTGTCGGATAAACCCGACGACTCTCGCTACCGTTACACCCTTGAACAGCGTATTGACGATCTCGAAACCCTGTTGGACCATCTCCAGATCAAAGAAAACATTACCCTGGTGGTTCACGATTGGGGCGGCATGATTGGCATGGCCTATGCCACCCGCTACCCAGAGCGGATCAAGCGCTGCGTCGTGCTCAACACCGGAGCCTTTCACCTGCCACCCTCCAAACCGCTGCCAAAAGCACTGAAACTGTGTCGCGACAGCAAACTTGGCGCATTTCTGGTGCGCGGGTTCAACGCCTTCAGCCGTGGCGCAGCCTGGGTCGGCTGCAAGATCAATCCCATGCCACCGGCCCTGCGTGCCGCTTACATGGCCCCGTACAATACCTGGAACAATCGCATTGCCACCTTGCGCTTTGTTCAGGACATTCCTCTTGACCCATCAGACCGTGCCTATGCCGAAGTCAGCCGGGTCGCGGACAATCTCCACCTGCTGGCGGACAAACCCATGTTTATCGGCTGGGGTGAAAAAGACTTCGTTTTTGACCACCATTTTCTTGCCGAATGGCAGAAACGGTTTCCCAACGCCCAGTATCATACCTGGCCACGTGGCGGCCATTACATCCTTGAAGATGTCGGCGACGAACTGATCCCATTGATCTGCCGATTCATTCAGGAAACAAAGTGA
- a CDS encoding 3-oxoacyl-ACP synthase III: MNYQNVYINAINYELPPVVVSSQELEHRLAPLYEALHMPLGQLQALTGIRERRWWQPNTLLSQGAIAAGHKALTAADVPAEAIGAITYAGVCRELFEPATACRVADGLGIGGEALIYDTSNACLGVLNGILDMANRIELGQIRAGIVVSCESARELNEVTIRRMLKEQDMALFSRSVATLTGGSGAVAVLLTDGSFNSPQSHKLLGGVALAAPQHHHLCRWGVEETAQDQLRQFMNTDAVAVMNNGVQLGLDTWKKFLPTIGWSETDIDRVICHQVGSAHQTTILKTLDIDVRKDFTTFEFLGNIGTVSLPITAAIAAERGILKAGDRTALLGIGSGLNCMMLGVQW, encoded by the coding sequence ATGAACTACCAAAACGTTTATATTAACGCCATCAATTACGAACTTCCGCCGGTAGTCGTCTCCTCACAGGAGCTTGAACATCGCCTGGCACCGTTGTATGAGGCGCTGCATATGCCTCTTGGGCAGCTCCAGGCCCTCACCGGCATTCGCGAGCGGCGCTGGTGGCAACCGAACACCCTGTTGTCACAAGGTGCGATTGCTGCCGGACACAAAGCACTCACCGCAGCAGATGTCCCGGCTGAGGCGATCGGCGCCATCACCTATGCCGGTGTGTGCCGCGAATTGTTTGAACCGGCGACCGCCTGCCGGGTGGCCGATGGCCTGGGTATTGGTGGCGAAGCCCTGATTTACGACACCAGCAATGCCTGCCTTGGGGTTCTCAACGGCATCCTCGATATGGCCAACCGCATTGAACTCGGCCAGATTCGCGCCGGGATAGTTGTGTCGTGTGAGAGTGCTCGCGAACTTAACGAGGTGACCATTCGCCGTATGCTTAAAGAACAGGATATGGCGCTGTTTTCCCGCTCTGTCGCTACGTTGACCGGCGGCTCTGGGGCCGTAGCCGTACTGCTGACCGATGGCTCGTTCAACAGTCCGCAGTCGCATAAACTGCTTGGCGGGGTCGCGTTGGCGGCACCACAACATCACCACCTGTGCCGCTGGGGAGTTGAGGAAACGGCTCAAGATCAGCTGCGTCAGTTTATGAATACTGATGCCGTAGCTGTGATGAACAATGGCGTACAACTGGGCCTCGATACGTGGAAAAAGTTTTTGCCGACCATCGGCTGGAGTGAAACGGACATCGATCGTGTTATCTGCCACCAGGTCGGCTCCGCCCACCAGACCACCATTCTCAAGACCCTGGATATTGATGTTCGCAAAGACTTCACCACCTTTGAGTTTCTCGGCAATATCGGCACGGTGTCACTACCGATCACCGCAGCCATTGCCGCTGAGCGCGGTATCCTTAAAGCCGGTGACCGGACGGCCCTGCTGGGAATCGGCAGCGGCCTGAACTGCATGATGCTGGGAGTACAATGGTGA